The sequence GTACCCTGCTCATGCATCGCCCGCTGTCCTCACTTCAGGAGCTGATTGCATGGCCTTTGAGACCTCTGTGAATGCGCAGATTACCGACGCCCTCGCGTCGACTCCCTCGACTGGCGCCGCCACGACGGGCGGCGCCGCGACCACCCGGCGCCGCACCTCGCGCCGCAAGACTTCCACTCGCGCTGGCGGTGCCCGGAAGGGTGCGCGCAAGACTTCCGCGAAGCGTGCTTCCACGCGCGGGAAGACGACCGCTCGCGCCAAGAAGGGCGCCCGCAAGACGGGGGCTCGCAAGGCCACCCGGGGCGCACGCAAGACCACCACGCGGAAGACCAGCGCCGCCGGCAGGACTGCACGGAAGACCACCGCTCGTGGTGGCGCGAAGCGGGGCACTGCTCGCGGTGGTGCTCGCCGCACGTCGTCGCGCCGCACCTCGCGCCGCTAGCGCGGTCGGATTCACGCTTCGGCCTCGCTCACCATGGCTGCCATTGAGGCGCCTGGGACGGGTGCGTGCTTCGTCACTTCCGGTCCCTCGCATGGCCAGACGGAGCGCATGCGTGCGCACCGGCGTCGTACCCATGTCGCGGGCAGCAGCGCCACAGCGGCTTGATTCCCGTCTCCAATGTAGAGGGCCACGGGTCGCGGACTTTCGCCGCGCCGTGGCCCTCGAACACCTGGCTTCTGCCTGCTGCTCGTGGTTCCGCGTCAGGCTGCCGCACGACACGGGCAGGCT comes from Pyxidicoccus parkwaysis and encodes:
- a CDS encoding cell envelope biogenesis protein TolA, yielding MAFETSVNAQITDALASTPSTGAATTGGAATTRRRTSRRKTSTRAGGARKGARKTSAKRASTRGKTTARAKKGARKTGARKATRGARKTTTRKTSAAGRTARKTTARGGAKRGTARGGARRTSSRRTSRR